The following are from one region of the Choloepus didactylus isolate mChoDid1 chromosome 11 unlocalized genomic scaffold, mChoDid1.pri SUPER_11_unloc2, whole genome shotgun sequence genome:
- the LOC119524527 gene encoding olfactory receptor 15-like — MEAENVSFPSTFVLLGFSDHPWLEMPLFGVVLISYILTLLGNSSIILLSLVEPRLQTPMYFFLDNLSVLDLCVTTTIVPQLLANLWGPWKTIASWGCITQAYFFHWTACTECALLAVMAFDRYVAICRPLQYTLIMHPHLCVQLASAAWSSGLANSVLQATLTLQLHHCGHHNLDHFFCEVPALIKLACGDTTANDLSLAVGAIPFALVAPLLVLVSYTFIARAVLKLPSAEGRSKALSTCSSHMVVVIMYFGPAIYMYLQPPANSTQAKFMSFFYCIITPLLNPLIYTLRNKDVNSALKRIQQSHGRVKF; from the coding sequence ATGGAAGCAGAAAATGTAAGTTTCCCAAGTACATTTGTCTTGTTGGGCTTCTCAGATCATCCATGGCTGGAGATGCCCCTCTTTGGAGTGGTGCTCATCTCCTACATTCTGACCCTGCTGGGGAACAGTTCTATCATCCTTCTCTCACTGGTGGAGCCCAGACTCCAgacacccatgtacttcttcctggaCAACCTCTCTGTGCTAGACCTCTGTGTTACCACTACCATTGTGCCCCAGCTGCTGGCCAACCTCTGGGGACCATGGAAGACCATTGCCTCCTGGGGCTGCATCACACAGGCCTACTTTTTCCACTGGACAGCATGCACTGAATGTGCTCTGCTGGCAGTGATGGCCTTTGATCGCTATGTGGCTATCTGCCGACCACTTCAGTACACTCTCATTATGCATCCCCATTTGTGTGTGCAGCTGGCATCTGCAGCCTGGTCCAGTGGCCTAGCCAATTCAGTGCTTCAAGCCACACTTACCCTTCAACTTCATCACTGTGGTCACCACAACCTGGACCACTTCTTCTGTGAGGTGCCTGCTCTGATCAAGCTGGCCTGTGGAGACACCACTGCTAATGACTTGTCCCTGGCTGTGGGAGCCATCCCTTTTGCATTGGTGGCTCCCCTGCTTGTATTGGTCTCTTATACCTTCATTGCCAGGGCTGTGCTGAAGTTACCTTCAGCTGAAGGAAGGTCTAAGGCCCTCAGCACTTGCAGTTCCCACATGGTGGTTGTCATAATGTACTTTGGGCCAGCCATCTACATGTACCTCCAGCCTCCTGCCAATAGCACCCAGGCCAAGTTCATGTCCTTCTTCTACTGCATCATCACACCACTTCTAAATCCACTCATCTACACCTTAAGAAACAAGGATGTCAATAGTGCATTGAAGAGGATCCAACAGTCTCATGGCAGGGTGAAATTCTAA